One Cuculus canorus isolate bCucCan1 chromosome 1, bCucCan1.pri, whole genome shotgun sequence DNA segment encodes these proteins:
- the SPX gene encoding spexin, with protein MKGQRKLTASAMALFLAVSFLSFSWSAPQSHFQRRNWTPQAMLYLKGAQGRRFISDESQRKDLFNRMQLETRSQNTDPLSLSEAAALFLSSLQKQVEEENSDHPGYLTENVSN; from the exons ATGAAG GGACAGCGTAAACTGACAGCATCCGCAATGGCACTGTTCCTTGCAGTATCCTTCCTATCTTTCTCCTGGAGCGCACCTCAG tctcattttcaaagaagaaactgGACTCCTCAGGCTATGCTCTATTTGAAAGGTGCAC AAGGACGTCGATTCATCTCAGATGAGAGCCAGCGAAAGGATCTGTTCAACAGAATGCAGCTTG AAACACGGAGCCAAAACACAGATCCTTTATCTCTTTCTGAAGCTGCAGCACTGTTCCTTAGTTCCTTACAGAAACAAG ttgaagaagaaaacagtgatcACCCTGGCTACTTGACAGAGAACGTATCAAactga